Below is a window of Campylobacter canadensis DNA.
TTTGTGGCAATTTAATAATTCACAAGCAAGAATTTAATATTTTTTAAAATACTTAAAACAAGTATGAAATTAGAGCTTGCAAAAGATTTTTAAATAATAAAACATAAGACTATAAAATAATATTATAAAAAAATTTTAATATTTTTTAAAAATAGAATAAAAGAATAAAAATTTTAATTATGTTAGTAATTTTCGTATTTGTGTAATTATTTTAATATTAAAAGTAGAATTTTTAATTAAAAATAAATAACTCCAAAGGAATTATTTATTTTCACAAGATATCCCTAAAACTTTGCAGTATTCGCAATAAACACAGCTTACTGACCTTTTTGCACATACTAAAGGAATATTTCTTTTTTTTGCTTGAGATTTAATTTTTTTCATAGTATTGTGGTTTAAAAAACTAGTTAGCATTACAACACAATTTGTATCTTGAGGAATGCTTTGACGATTAACTCTATTTTCATTTCTAGCATCCCAATGTGTAATACTTTTTGCACCTAAATTATGCAACACAGCTTTTATAGGGGTAATTTCATCAGCGCCTATTACTAAAACTGACATAAGTTTCTCCTTGTAAAAAATTTGTTAATATTTTACACTTAGAAACTTAAATAAAACTGATAATAATTATTACTATGTAAAAAATCTATAAATTTTAATAAAATAAATAATTAGTAAATTTTTTATAAAAATTAAAGTATTTTTTATAAAAAGTGTAAAAAAGTAACATTATTTACAAATTAGAGCTGGTTTTTCTTGTAAAAATGCTAAAATTCCACCTTCTAAATTCTTTACATTTACCCCATCGCTAAGTAGAATTTGCGTTAAATATTCACTTCTACCCCCACTTCTACACATTAGTAATATCTCTTTATTATCTTCTTTAAAGGATAAAAGTTTATCTTTTATATAAGCTAAATCTAAATTACTAAAATCTAATGCTAAAAGTTTTGAATTTTTTACATAAAATTCATTTATTTCTGCTTGTGTTCTAATATCAACTAGGGTAAAATTATTTTCATTGTAATCTTTTATACTAACATTGTAACTCATATTTGTCCTTTATTGTGTAAATTTGTAACAAGATTTGATTTTTATTGTATTTTATTTTAAATAATCTTTGATTTTTTGCCTTAGATTTTTAAAATAAAATAAATTTTAACACACAAAGGAAACAATATGAAAACTTCTATCTATAAAAGTTTAGTATTTTGGGTAATTATAGGTCTCATTTTAGGTGTAATTGTTGGTGCTTGTAATCCTATTAAAATTGGTGCGATAGATAATTTAGCAATATGGTCTAAAGTATTTATTGATATTTTTATTAAGGCATTAAAATTACTTATTGGACCTATTATTTTTGTAATGATTATTTTAGGAATTCTTGGTTTAGGTGATATTAAAAAAGTAGGCTCAATTGGTCTTAAAGCAGTGATTTATTTTGAAGTTGTAAGCACCTTAGCTCTTGCGATAGGTATTTTTATGGCAAGGGTTTTACAGCCTGGAGCTGGACTTAATCTTGACCCTACAAGTTTAGATGCAAAAAGTGTTGAAAAATATGTAAGCGCTGCAAGTTCTGATAGTGCTTCATTTTTAGGAGTATTAAAATCTGCTATTCCTAGTGATATTTTAAGCCCATTTACTGAAGGTAAAACACTGCAAGTTTTATTTATAGCTTTAATAACAGCTTTTATAGTTGTGACTTTAAAAGAAGATGATAGAAATTACATTAAAAGAGCCTTAGAAGTTTTACAAGCTTTTGTGTTTAAAATCTTAACTATTGTAATGTATTTTAGCCCGCTTGCAACATTTGGTGCAATGGCATTTTTGGTGCAAAAATACGGAATTTCTTCTTTGCAAAATATGGTTTATTTATTAGTTGTAATGCTTATTTCTTGCTTAGTTTTTATTTTTGGAATTTTAGGATTAATTTGTTTTTTTGCTAAAATTAATATTTTTAAATTTATGCGTTTTATTGCTAAGGAGCTTTTAATTGTATTTACAACTTCTTCAAGTGAAAGTGCTTTACTACCATTAATGAAAAAACTTGAAAAAGCAGGAGTTGATAAGGCCTGTGTTGGACTTGTATTGCCTACTGGTTATAGTTTTAATCTTGATTGTACTAATATATATTTAGCTTTATGTGTAATCTTTTTAGCACAAGCTTTTAATATTGATTTATCTTTGTGGCAAGAAATTACTATTTTACTTATATTAATGGTTACTTCAAAAGGTGCAGTAGGGGTTACTGGCAGCGGTTTTATAGTTTTAGCAGGAACGCTATCTTCGTTAGGTAATGATTTAATTCCAGTTGCTACTGTATCTATTTTATTAGGAGTTGATAAGTTTATGAGTGAAATGAGAGCTTGTGGAAATTTATGTGGCAATTCAGTAGCTTGTGTTATTGTTGCTGTATGGAATAAGCAAATTGATATGGATAAATTTAGATACGCCCTAGATCACCCAAATGAATATAGGATACAAGATTAATGAAAAGATTATTTTTACTATTTAGTGCAATGTTTTTATACGCTAATTCTCCAGCTAATGAAGCTTTAGAATTAGCTAAGGTTGATGATTTTCTTAAGTCTTTAAACAAATGTTCAAATTATGATTACAAAGCTTGTAGTAATTTAGAAAATTATACTTTTAATTTAGAATCAAAAATTATAAATTCTTATATGCAAACATTGTGCGATAGTAAAAATAAAGCAGCTTGTTATTTTATTAGTGCTTCAAAAGCCGATGCAAAGAGCGATTTATTTTCTTTATGTAAGGATAATTTTCATTTAGCTTGTACTAGTGTTGTAATTAGATATTCTAAAGATATAAACGACGCTTTATCAGTATTAAATGCTCAATGTTTAAGCGATAAAAATTACCATTCTTGTTATGAAAGTGCTAAAATTTATAGTAGTATTTTAGATTCGGAAAATACAATAAAATATTCAAGTAAATCTTGTGTTAAAAATTCTTTTGCAGCTTGTAGATTGCAAGCACAAGCTTTAGAACAAGCAAATAAAGATAAAGATTCTTTAAGGCTTTATGATAAAACTTGCTCTAAAAAAGATTTTTATTCTTGCATAAAACTTTTTAATTTTTACAAAGCACAAAATAATACTAAATATATGGTGAAATATTTAAAAGAAGCTTGTAATATAAAAGATTTTCAAGCTTGTTCGTTATTAAAATAGGGTAGGTGTCTGAGTGGCTAAAAGAGCACGCCTGGAACGCGTGTAAGGCAAAAACCTTCGTGGGTTCAAATCCCACTCTACCCGCCAAAGGAAAAATATGAAAGATATAATAAGTATTTATGAATTTTTAAAAAATAATCATATACAAATTCTAAGCACTAGCATAGATAATACTCCTATTTCAAGACCAATTGCGAGTGCTTTATTGTATGAAGAAAAAATATTTTACTGTATGAATAAAGACAAAAAAATGTATGAGCAGTTAAAAATAAATTCTAAAATTAGCATTTGTGTTTGTGCTAGTGATTTTTCTTGGATAAGAATTAATGCAGATGCAATTTTTAGCGATGATTTAAGGGTTAAGCAAGAATATATTAATCAAGGTAGAACAAGGTTTAAAAACGCAAATGATGATAATTTTGCTGTGTTTTATTTAAAAAATATAAAGGCTCAAATTCATAAAAAAGCCGAAGTTGTAAATATTAATTCATAACCTTTTAAAGGTTATGAGTTTTATTTTTGAGCATTTCTCCACTCATTTAGTATTTTTAATTCATCTTCATTTAACATAGAAGAAAAAGCACTAAAACCGCTTAAGCTAAAACATTCACAATTATTTTTTGCAAAATTTTCTTTTGCTTGATTTAATTCATAAGAAAAAATACTAAATATTTTATCTACATTAAGTCCGTGGGCTCTAGCTGCTAACAGTGCATTTATACTTGATTGTCCACTTGAGATTAAATCTTCAATAATAACGCATTTTTGACCTAATTCAAATACCCCTTCAATCATTTTAGCTCTACCATGAGTTTTATTTTTGCTTAGAATATAAACAAGAGGTTTATTTAAAATCTGTGCAACCCAAGCACCGTGAGCAATAGCACCAGTAGCAGTTGCAGCGATTATTTCACAATCAGGTGCTTTTTGCATTATTAATTTTGCTAATTCGTTTGCTATAAATGTTCTTTGAGTTGGGTATGAAATTAATACTCTATTATCGCAATATATCGGACTTTTAATTCCACTTGAATAAGTGAAAAATTCTTTAGTATTAATAAAAATAGCACCACAATCTTTTAAAACCTTTACAACTTCATTTCTAACATCACTCATATTCTTCTCCTTTTATACAATTAAAATAAGCCCTAATTGGGTCTTTTGAATTTGTTATCATTCTACCAGCTACAATATAATCTATATTGTTTTCTTTAGCAAATTTTGGACTAGCAACCCTTTCTTGGTCGTTACTTTCTTGATTTTTAAATCTTATACCAGGGCAAAGTGCTTTTAGCTTAGTATCTTTTAGCAAATGTGCTTCATAAGCACTGCAAACAACTCCGTCAAAATTTGCTTTATTTAAAATATTTATTCTTTGTTTAACGCTTTCTTGCATATTAGTTTTTAGCATTAAATCATTTTTTAAATCATCTTCATTTAAGCTTGTAAGAATGCTAATTCCAAATAATTCACATTTACTGTTTAATTCTTCTTTTGCTTTTCTTGCAGCCTTAAGCGAATTTAAACCAGCAAAAGAATGTATGCTTAAAATATCAATATTTTTTTGCATTAGGCTTAAAGATGCGTTGTAGATTGTGTTTGGAATATCAATTAATTTTAAATCTAAAAAGATTTTATACTCTTGTAAGTATTTTAATATTTCATCACCTGCTGTATAATAAAGCCACATTCCAACCTTAAAATAAGGTTTTTCATACTCTAAGTTATTTTCTTTAGCATAGTTTTGTAATTTTTCATTTTGAAATTTTATAAGAAAATTTTTTACTTCATCTACGCTTTTAAAATCTAATGCTACAATTGTTTTCATATTTCTGCCTTAAATTTATTATAATTTTTTGATTTTAGCTGAGATAAATTTATCATTACTAAAAAAGAGATTATATATAAAGAGCTTAAAAAACACATAACAAAATAAACACTATTGTATTTATCAAGTATAGCTCCGATTACAAAAGGGCTCATACCACCTATTGCTCTACCTACATTTACTATTATGTTGTTTGCACTTGCACTAACGCTTTTATCGTATAAAATATTTACTAAAGCTCCATATCCAGCAAACATACCATTGCTAAAAAATCCTATTATAAAACCAATTAAAATTAATTGATTGTAGTTTTGAATTAATGTAAATAAAAATACACAAACACTTGAACCAATTAAAAATATAGAAAAGGAAATTCTAGCTCCAAACTTATCAAAAAACTTACCAAAAACCCACATTCCAATACTCATACCAAGAATAGTGCTAATCATCCAATAAGAAGCATTTGCGTTAGATAAATCTAAAGTCTTTTTAGCAATAGTTGGAAGCCAATTCATAAGTCCAAAATATCCAGCTATTTGAATACTTGACATAATGCAAAGACAAATACTTAAAAGAATTTTACCTTTAAAAGCACTTTTGTAATTAATTTTCATTATTTGTTCGTTGCTTTCTTCTTTTAAACTAAACCTAATCCAAACAGCTAGTAAAACAGGGATAATTCCTATTAAAAATAAATATCTCCAACCATAATCTAGTAATAAAGCAGCTAAAATAGCAGCCAAAGCAACCCCAACTTGCCCAAAAATAGCAATTATGCTAGATAGTTTTCCCATATTTTCTTTTTTAAATTCACAGGCTAATAAACCCATTCCAACACCATATTCTCCGCCAGCTCCAAGCCCTGCTAAAACACGAAAAAATACAAGCCAAAAATATGTATTTGCATAATAAATAAAAGCAGTTCCAATTGCAAATAAAATTATAGAATATGAAAAAATCTTAATTTTACCATAGCGATCAGCTAAAAAACCAAAGAATAAACCGCCAACTAACATAGCAATATTTGTAGCCGATGAAATAAACCCAGCTTCTTTACCGCTTAGGGAAAATTCGTTAATAATTGAGCTTAAAGCATAAGCAATAAACATAATATCCATCATCTCAAGACACATACCAAGTGCGCTTGAAAGAAGAATTTTCTTTTGTCTTTTTGTGTAATTGAAAAACATTTTTTACCTTTAAAAAAAATAATTTTTAGAAAAGTAAAAGGCCTTAAGTTTTCTAATTTTTTGTTTGAGTTTTTTAAGCACAAACTCTTAATTTTATTCTTTTTGATTTAATAAATTAGTAAATAAAGTAATTTTTTTAAAAAAATTTATAAAAATAATTAAAAAAAAGATAATTAAATATAAATATTAATAAAACTAGCCCAAAAAAGGGCTAGAAATTAATAAAAGCCTAGAATTTTCCACCAAACTAAACCAACGAGGCAAATTACAACAATATCAACAACACTCACAACAAAGCCGACCGCCCACCATCTATTCATACTTACATAGCCATTACCAAATATTACAGGCGCAGTTCCAGTTGCATAATGAGTTAATGCCATCATAATATTACCAGCGGCTGCAAGCATAAAAGCATAAAGCATTGGTGGTGCTCCTAATGCTAAACCAGTACTATAAAATACAAAAAACATTGCTGAAATGTGCGCAGTTGTACTTGCGAAAAAATAATGTGAATATAAAAATGCAAGCATAAAAAATATCATAACCGTTGTGGTGCTAAAATTTGAAGCTATGTCTTTTAATAAAATTCCAAGATAGCTAGTAATTCCTACCTTATCAAGCATAGTTGCAAGCATAATTAAAGCACTAAACCAAATTAAAGTATCCCAAGCGCTTTTTTGCTCTAATAGTTCTTGGTATTTTAAAACTCCAGTTAATAAAGCAGTTGCCAAACCAAGAGCAGCCACAGTAGCAGGGTCAACCTTTAAAACACTAACAGTAGTTAAAAAGCCTAGTAAATGTGCTAATTTTAAAATTAAAGACATACCACCAGCCCATAAAAATAAACAGCCAATAAAAATTGAAAGCATAATTTTTTCATCTTTTGAAAATGCCCCCATTTTTTGTAGTTCTTCTTTAGCAATTTTTGTTGCATCAGGAGTTTTTGTAAGCTCTGGTTTGCTTATAAAATAAATTACTAAAGGCATTAAAAGCATAGCGCAAATGCAAGGAATAAACATTCCTAAAGCCCACTGACCCCAAGTTATGCTTATTTGCATATTTGTTGCTTTTGCTATTAAATCAACTACTAATGGATTTGGTGCAGTTGCAGTAATAAACATAGCCGATGAGATAGGATTTGATTGATAATTTACTAAATTTAAATAAGTACCTACTTTATTTTGAGTGTTATTTGCAGGGTCTGAACCTAGTGCTTTTGAAATTGATTGTACTATAGGGTTGATTATAGCCCCACCTCTTGCAGTATTAGAAGGAGTAATTGGTGCTAAAATAACTTCACTAAGTGCTATTGAATAGCCGATTCCTAAAGTATTTTTGCCAAAAATAGATAAAAAATAAAAGGCTAGTCTTTTTCCTAAACCTGTTTTAATAATCCCTCTTGCAAGTAAAACAGAGATTACAATTAACCAAATTAAAGAATTTGAAAATGCACTTAAAGCTTGATTTATCGCTATTTTGCTTCTACTTGCAGCAGCCACATCAGCACCAACGCTAATTGTTGTAAATGCAACAAAGGCAATAGCAATAAGTGAAACTGCACCAAGTGGCATTACTTTTAAAATGATACATAAAATTGTTGCAATAAAAGCACCTAAATAAATAAAGGCTAATCTAGCATCTTCTAAAGCTAAGCTTTGTAGTTGTGTTAATTCGTAGTTTGGATGAGCTTTTTGCAATAGTTGTAATTTTAAATCAATTAAGCCTTGCGGTAAGGGTAAAAAGCAAAAGGCTAAGGATATTAAAATACAAAGTGCAGCCAAAGGAATTTTGTCTTTTTGCATATTTTCTCCTTAAAATAAAATAATTAATTTATTTTAATTAAAAAATGTAAGAAATTAGACTTTATTAATTAAATTTTTTAAAATTAAGTAAAGTCTTAAAAATTATGAATATAAGTGTAAATGCTCGTTATCTTCTATGCTAATTAATTTTACATCGCTTATGTTATTTTCATAACTAATATTCTTTGAATTTGAAGTGTTGTTATCAAAAAGCATTTTTAATTTTTAAGACTAGTAAAGTCTTAAAAATTATGAATATTGGTGTAAATGCTCGTTATCTTCTATGCTAATTAATTTTACATCGCTTATGTTATTTTCATAACTAATATTCTTTGAATTTGAAGTGTTATTATCAAAAAGCATTTTTAATTTTTAAGACTAGTAAAGTCTTAAAAATTATGAATATTGGTGTAAATGCTCGTTATCTTCTATGCTAATTAATTTTACATCGCTTATGTTATTTTCATAACTAATATTCTTTGAATTTGAAGTGTTATTATCAAAAAGCATTTTTTCTATATCTAAAATATCATTTTTGTTTAAAAGTTTTTCAAAATCATTCAAAATACTTGCTTTAGCATTTAAGCTAATACTAAATTCATAAGAACTTATTTTACCATCGTTAAAACTAGCGTAAATAGTATATTTATGACCTTTTTCTAATTCGTTTGCAAAGTTATAAATATTAAATTGAGCATCTTTTGAATTTTTAATGAATTCTTCATTGTTTATTTGAATTATTTTGTTTTCAGTATTATCAAAAATGCTAAAATCATTTACTTTTCCATAGAATTTAAAAGTAGGACTACTATTTTTTAATTCGTAATTTTCTAAAATACTTTCATCTGCTAGGCTTATTTTGTTTTCGTTATCTGAAATATTTATTATATTATTTATAAAATTTTTACTTAAATTAAGATTATACACGAAATTATTCTCATAAACTATACTTATTTTATAATTTTGAGTGTTATCTAAAATATCTTTGCTGTTTATATTTAAATGCCAAATGTCATTATCTTTTACAAAACTTGCCTTAATAAAATCTTGCTCTTGTAAATAAATATTTGTAATTTTACCAGCCTTATTTGCATTAAATGCGAATTTTATATTCTCCTCTTGTTTTATTAAACTAAAATTATCTTTTGTAAAAAATTCCTCTGCATTTAAGTTAATATTTGTTGCTTTGTAATTAATATCACTAGGGGTATCAACCTTGTTTCTAATAGGATAATCAATGCTAAATTTTTGTTCGTAATTGCTATTATCCTTATAATTAACACTTATTATATATTCTCCTTTGTGTAAAGGATTAAAATTATCAATTGAATAAATACCACCAGCTTTATTTTCATTACTTCTTACAAAGCTTAAATCATCAATATTTAAATCAATTTTTTTACCATTAATTATTTCATAAATTTTAAAACTATTTATCTCTTTTTCAAATTTAAATTTAGGGCTTGTATCTTGAATATTTATTCCAACAGGACTTAATAATCCATCTTTAGCATCTTCAAAAACAATATTATTCATTATGCTATTTTTATGTTCAAAAATATCACTAACTTTGTAATAAATAATCTTATTGCTTTGCGTATCATAAAGCTTTAAATAATCATTATAATTTGTGTAATCAAGCTCTAATCTAAAATTATTTGTTTTATTAACTTGTAATTTGTTTAAGAATTTTTCATCACATAAATATAGTTCAATGTTATCTTTTAAAACTCCATCTATAATTAAATTCCTTCCACTTTCATCACTAAATTCGTGTATTTGTTTAAAATCTATTCTTAAATCATTTTGATTTTTATTAAATACTAATTGATGATTTTCTACTTCATCAATATTTATAGCTTCACTATAATTTATTTCGCTACTTATTTTATTTGCATTTAAATTAGTTAATTCCGTCCAATCACTTGCAATTATTTTATCGCCTACTTTTTCGTTATAAACAATTTTTATTTTATAATTGTGCTCGTCTTTTAGATTTAACAAAATTGTATTTTTATTAAAAGTACCATTTTTAGAAAAATCATTTTTGCCCAAAGAATAAATATATTCTTTACCAGTTTCATCTTTTATTATTACAGAGCAGTTATTTGCAGGAATTTTATTTGATATTATATTTACTTGTAGGTAACTAGAATCATTTGTTTTTACACAAGATTCTACAAAGGCTTTTAAATACTTATCATTTGGGTTGCTTGAGTATGTTTTGCTTACATTTTCATCAGAATAAAAGGCTTTATAAATCTCGTTGTCGCTTAAGAAATTATCATTTACTTTAACATTATCTGTGCTAAAATTTTTTTCATAAAAACTACCATCTTTAAAAGCTACTTGCACTTTATATTCGTTATTTGGCATTAAATTTTTACTTAATTCAAATATGAATTTATTATCTTGAATTGTAGAACTTTGATTGTAAAAATAATCATTTATAAATTTATTATTTGTTACATCAAATAATAATATGCTTTTTACTTCTTTGTCAAATACAAAACTAGGGCTTAAATCACTTGTTTTATCTGTAATTTTGTTTGTAATTAATATGCCATTACTTTCAAAAATATATTCTGAGCTTTTATCTATGATTGGGTTTTCGTTATTTTCTTTGTTATCGTTTGCATTATTATCGTCTTGTTTATTATTGTTATCTTTATTGTTTTCTATGTTTTCACTACTTTCATTACTTTCAGTGTTTCCAGTGTTTTCACTATTTCCATTATTTTCACTACTTTCATTACTTTCCGTATTTTCACTGCTTTCAGTGTTTTGTAATCCATCTTCTTTATTGATATCATTTATTGCATTAATAAAAGTACTTAATTTAGCATAATTTAGTTTTATATCTTGTTGCTCATTATGCTTTTGTGTATTTAATATATTTGTTATTTTTTCTACATCAGCATTTACTTTTAATTGCTCTTTTTCTATATTAGAATAAGTATTTTTATTTAAAAAAAGCGAAGTAGCAACGCTATTTTCACCAGCATTAGTTGCTTCTAGGTAATCATTATTTAATAAATTTTTTATTTTTTCATCAATAAAAACCTCATTTAAAATTTTATCATCAATCTTTACTTTATTTTCACCACCAATATGTATTGTTGTTCCATTTTTTAAAAAAACATCAAGACCAGAATTTGTATCAGTTGTTGTTATAATATCTCCTAGATTTATTAAATCATTTTCTTGTAGAATTTTTTCTTTATTATTACTAAGGCAAAGAACCTTTCCTGTAATATTTTTTGCAATTGCAATAGATATCATTTATACCCCTAATTTTTTGATTTTTATAAATTATAATAAAAGAAAATGTATTTAATTTCACTTTGGTGCAAAAAATATTTTTTTTCTTACTCAAAACTTGCAAATTAGTAGTATTATTCGCTGCATTATTTTCAAGGGAGAAAAAATGAAAGAGCAATTTTTTTATTTATTATCTGCTTATTTAGCAGGTGTTAGATGAGACTTGTTGATATTATTATTATGAATTTAATTGGAATTTTTTCATTAAGACAAATTCCTTATGTTGCTTCTTATGGTGCAGCTTCAATTATTTTATGGTTTATTGCTGCTTTTTGCTTTTTTATACCTTTAGCTTTAGTGTGTGGAGAGCTTGGTTCAAAATATAGTAAAAGTGGTGGAATTTTTTTGTGGATAAATAAGGCTTTTGGCGTTAAAATTGCGTATTTTTGCCTTATTTGTTATTTACTTTCTTGTCTTGCTTATTTTCCAACTTTGCTTTATTTTGCAGCAAACTCTTTAGTTTATGTTTTGCATATTAAAGAAAAAAGTTTGTTTATTGGTTGTTTTAGTATTTTTTCATTTTGCCTTTTAACTTATATTAATTTTAAAGGAATTGCTTTTACGCAATTTATAAATAAAATTTTTGTGTTTTTAGGAATTGTGGTTGCTTTTAGTGTTTTGATTGCTGTTTGTTTTGTTTATTATTTTAAAGGCTTTAGTATGCAAAGTGATTACTCAAAAGGATATTTGCCAAGTTTTGACTTAGATACAATTTCTTTTGCATCTTCAATGATGTTTGCCTTTGCTGGACTTGAGCTTAGTGGTATGATTATTTCTAAAATAAAAAATCCACAAAAAACATATCCTAAAGCTATTTTAATTTCAGCTTTTTTAATAGTTGCTATTTATATTTGTGGAACTTTTTGTGTAAATTATATTTTTCCTGCAAAACAAACTAATATTTTAGATGGGATTTTACAAGCCTTAGATTTTGCAGGTGATTTAATAGGGGTTAATTATCTACCGCAAATTATGGCCATTTGCTTATTTTTTGGCACCTTAGGTCAGATTAATTCTTGGCTAATTGCACCAATTTATATGCTAGCAACTGCTTCAAAAGAAGGAATTATAAATATATATGAAGCAAAATTACACCCAAAATACAATACGCCTTATAGAGCTTTATTTACTCAAGCTGTAATTGTAAGTATTTTATGCCTTTCTTGTTTTTTTGTAAGTAATATACAAAACATATATTGGACTTTAAGTGCTTTTACAACTGTGTGTTATTTTTTACCATATATTGCTATGTTTTTAGCATATTTAAAACTAAAAAAGGAGCAAAAAGATAATAATGATGAAGGCTTTGAATTAAAAAATAAATTCATAAGTATTTTTGTTGCTTTAATTGGCTTTAGCTCTGTTGTTTTTGCTCTTGTTTTAAGTTTTATTGCACCAGAAGGTACAAATAAGTTAATTCATTTTTTACAAATTTTAAGCGCACCAATAATTGCTATTTTAATAGTATCATTTACATTCAAGCAAAATTGTAAAAACAAGGAGAGTAGATGAAAAATTTCTTAAAAGGATTGTCTTTAGGGATATTACTATTAGTATTTTTCCTTTTTGGTTTAGTTAGCACTAAGGCGATTGAGTATTTTACAAAGGATAATTCAAGTAGCATTGAAAGCGAAATTGAAGTTTTAAAAGAAATAGAATTTGATTTATTTAGTGCAAAAATTAAAATAAGTGAAAGTGCTTTTTTAAGTAAAGATAAAGATTATAACGATAAAGAAAAGATTGAAGATATTTTTTCTAATATTTCAGCATTGTTAAAAGAAAGCAAAATATGTTATGGTGGAAGTTATGAATTAAACCCTAATTATTCATATAAAGATGGTTTAAGAAGTAAAGAAGGTTATAAAATAAACTCAATTATTTCTTGTACTTTTGCAAAAAATGACCTAGAAAAGTATAGAAATTTATTAAATAATTTAGACGAACTTGCAAATAAAGATAATTTAATTGTAATAAATTCTCCGCTTCTTGAGCCAAATTTATCAGCAGCTAAAATTAAAGAAAGTGAAGAAATATTAAATCAAATGTTAAAGGAAAAATTGGATGAAAAGCTTGTGTTTTATTCAGAATTTAGCAAAAAAACTTGTAAATTTGCAAAAATTAGTATTTTTTCTGATTTAAATATTAACAATACTCCTGTTATGCTTTTAAAGGCTAGCGCAGATGTAAATGCTCAACCAGCATTAAAATCAATGAGTAAAAAAATGCAAGCGCAATTTGTGTTAAAATGTATATAGATTAAAGTCTTTTGTTATTAATTGAAATTAAATATACTAATTTTTTTGTAAATTTATTAGAAAGGATTGTTTATGTCTAGTAGAAGAAGCTTTATGGGTTTTGCCTTAGGAGCTACCGCAGCAGTTGGCGGTGTTTTTACGCTAGTG
It encodes the following:
- the pyrE gene encoding orotate phosphoribosyltransferase, whose product is MSDVRNEVVKVLKDCGAIFINTKEFFTYSSGIKSPIYCDNRVLISYPTQRTFIANELAKLIMQKAPDCEIIAATATGAIAHGAWVAQILNKPLVYILSKNKTHGRAKMIEGVFELGQKCVIIEDLISSGQSSINALLAARAHGLNVDKIFSIFSYELNQAKENFAKNNCECFSLSGFSAFSSMLNEDELKILNEWRNAQK
- the pyrF gene encoding orotidine-5'-phosphate decarboxylase, which translates into the protein MKTIVALDFKSVDEVKNFLIKFQNEKLQNYAKENNLEYEKPYFKVGMWLYYTAGDEILKYLQEYKIFLDLKLIDIPNTIYNASLSLMQKNIDILSIHSFAGLNSLKAARKAKEELNSKCELFGISILTSLNEDDLKNDLMLKTNMQESVKQRINILNKANFDGVVCSAYEAHLLKDTKLKALCPGIRFKNQESNDQERVASPKFAKENNIDYIVAGRMITNSKDPIRAYFNCIKGEEYE
- a CDS encoding DUF2325 domain-containing protein, which produces MSVLVIGADEITPIKAVLHNLGAKSITHWDARNENRVNRQSIPQDTNCVVMLTSFLNHNTMKKIKSQAKKRNIPLVCAKRSVSCVYCEYCKVLGISCENK
- a CDS encoding pyridoxamine 5'-phosphate oxidase family protein, with amino-acid sequence MKDIISIYEFLKNNHIQILSTSIDNTPISRPIASALLYEEKIFYCMNKDKKMYEQLKINSKISICVCASDFSWIRINADAIFSDDLRVKQEYINQGRTRFKNANDDNFAVFYLKNIKAQIHKKAEVVNINS
- a CDS encoding cation:dicarboxylate symporter family transporter, with translation MKTSIYKSLVFWVIIGLILGVIVGACNPIKIGAIDNLAIWSKVFIDIFIKALKLLIGPIIFVMIILGILGLGDIKKVGSIGLKAVIYFEVVSTLALAIGIFMARVLQPGAGLNLDPTSLDAKSVEKYVSAASSDSASFLGVLKSAIPSDILSPFTEGKTLQVLFIALITAFIVVTLKEDDRNYIKRALEVLQAFVFKILTIVMYFSPLATFGAMAFLVQKYGISSLQNMVYLLVVMLISCLVFIFGILGLICFFAKINIFKFMRFIAKELLIVFTTSSSESALLPLMKKLEKAGVDKACVGLVLPTGYSFNLDCTNIYLALCVIFLAQAFNIDLSLWQEITILLILMVTSKGAVGVTGSGFIVLAGTLSSLGNDLIPVATVSILLGVDKFMSEMRACGNLCGNSVACVIVAVWNKQIDMDKFRYALDHPNEYRIQD
- a CDS encoding rhodanese-like domain-containing protein, whose amino-acid sequence is MSYNVSIKDYNENNFTLVDIRTQAEINEFYVKNSKLLALDFSNLDLAYIKDKLLSFKEDNKEILLMCRSGGRSEYLTQILLSDGVNVKNLEGGILAFLQEKPALICK
- a CDS encoding MFS transporter; the encoded protein is MFFNYTKRQKKILLSSALGMCLEMMDIMFIAYALSSIINEFSLSGKEAGFISSATNIAMLVGGLFFGFLADRYGKIKIFSYSIILFAIGTAFIYYANTYFWLVFFRVLAGLGAGGEYGVGMGLLACEFKKENMGKLSSIIAIFGQVGVALAAILAALLLDYGWRYLFLIGIIPVLLAVWIRFSLKEESNEQIMKINYKSAFKGKILLSICLCIMSSIQIAGYFGLMNWLPTIAKKTLDLSNANASYWMISTILGMSIGMWVFGKFFDKFGARISFSIFLIGSSVCVFLFTLIQNYNQLILIGFIIGFFSNGMFAGYGALVNILYDKSVSASANNIIVNVGRAIGGMSPFVIGAILDKYNSVYFVMCFLSSLYIISFLVMINLSQLKSKNYNKFKAEI